In one Deinococcus sp. QL22 genomic region, the following are encoded:
- a CDS encoding NPCBM/NEW2 domain-containing protein: MTPFSPDHAIADRSKVFRASTTLTSRNWRRWLLGGLLSLSACTQSGPVSSGGTGTPATAATPVDFVYDGQDHSWTDPAPAGVQALALGAGDNNLSGQPWTAANSGWGPIERDQSNGEKLSSDGRPLTIAGKTYTRGLGVHANSSVTFALGGQCSTFTAGIGLDDEVGDRGSVVFQIWSGSAASGTATKLYDSGTMRGADAAKTISVAVSGVQDLRLVVTDAGDGLDYDHADWGNPVVACGSESGVVRINAGGPAQTVDGVEWQACNAVTSCGGLVTGGFAYSESDTIAGVVAPANAALYQTEWTGGLTDGVPAGETAFEYKVPVANGKYQVRLHFAELNKTAAGQRVFDVKVEGQTVLNRFDIFAEAGGAGRALIKSLPSTVTDGVLNLAFVRQIENAKISALEIIPVPTTVGTVSSNLSELVFSTTRNATSAAQRVTLSNTGTAAVTITALTVAGQDAAAFGVVDAPVLPLTLAAGQNVNVGVRFAPLSSVGSLSASLQVASEGNAPTAVSLYGLSASGLQGDLEPPLQQVVNTLGYSINIGSSALLLGTGSNLIGDEVAAQLFRKAGTGPVTMKAVARYSPDDLLPFGYVVSGSTALNTVGTIATGQEQTLNPALTSGTLASFDPGDATFGLFAGRTSYAPQTTYTQDNLNMGPLKHAVRVYPLKNRAGQPVSNSYLVAMEPAVNGDYQDYVFVISNVRPQSATAVSWTQKADALKAVSEAQGAAVNGKLYIFGGFDSNLQTNSRVQAYDPATNTWSSARYIPEPITHGAVAVDGQTIYVAGGFVGNHPGPQTAHVWKYDVSTDTWSAGPNLPGARGGGALVRLGRTLHFFGGTERDVTNGDLYRRDSPEHWVLQLDGGTAWTAAAPLPNPRNHLAGAVLNGKIYALGGQHLGDEYGGNQSAVHMYDPATNTWTARASLPLAIGHINASTVVMNGRIVVISGVTQNSAEVSNISEYDPAANTWTALTPLPAPRQSPVADVINGQLVVATGALPSGAYATTWTGIRP; encoded by the coding sequence ATGACCCCATTCTCTCCTGACCACGCGATTGCTGACCGTTCCAAAGTCTTCCGTGCTTCTACCACCCTGACCTCCCGCAACTGGCGGCGTTGGTTGCTGGGCGGCCTATTATCGCTGTCCGCCTGTACGCAGTCTGGGCCAGTTTCGAGCGGCGGAACGGGCACCCCAGCTACGGCAGCAACCCCCGTAGACTTCGTGTACGACGGCCAAGACCACTCCTGGACAGACCCGGCCCCTGCCGGGGTGCAGGCCTTGGCCCTCGGCGCAGGCGACAATAACCTGAGCGGCCAGCCTTGGACGGCGGCCAACAGCGGGTGGGGGCCAATAGAGCGCGACCAGAGCAACGGCGAGAAACTGTCAAGCGACGGGCGTCCCCTGACCATCGCGGGCAAAACCTATACGCGTGGGCTGGGCGTACACGCCAATTCCAGCGTCACTTTTGCGCTGGGCGGTCAGTGCAGCACCTTTACGGCGGGCATAGGCCTAGACGATGAGGTGGGCGACAGAGGCAGCGTGGTCTTCCAGATATGGAGCGGCTCCGCGGCGAGCGGCACGGCGACCAAACTCTACGATTCCGGCACCATGCGCGGCGCAGACGCGGCCAAAACTATTAGTGTGGCTGTGTCTGGGGTTCAAGACCTGCGGCTGGTGGTCACCGACGCAGGCGACGGCCTCGACTACGATCACGCCGACTGGGGCAATCCAGTGGTGGCGTGCGGCTCGGAGTCCGGCGTTGTCCGGATCAATGCGGGCGGCCCAGCCCAAACGGTGGACGGCGTGGAGTGGCAGGCCTGCAACGCCGTGACCTCATGCGGCGGCCTCGTGACGGGCGGATTCGCCTACAGCGAGTCTGACACCATTGCGGGCGTCGTGGCCCCGGCCAATGCCGCCCTGTACCAGACCGAATGGACAGGCGGCTTGACCGACGGCGTTCCTGCTGGAGAAACTGCGTTCGAGTACAAAGTTCCGGTGGCAAACGGCAAGTATCAGGTGCGCCTGCATTTTGCAGAACTGAACAAAACGGCAGCGGGTCAGCGGGTCTTCGACGTGAAGGTGGAAGGTCAGACGGTTCTGAACCGTTTTGATATTTTTGCCGAAGCGGGCGGCGCGGGCCGGGCACTGATTAAAAGCCTGCCTTCTACCGTCACCGACGGGGTTCTGAATCTGGCCTTCGTGCGGCAGATCGAAAACGCCAAGATCAGCGCCCTCGAAATTATTCCGGTGCCGACCACTGTCGGCACCGTATCTTCCAACCTCAGCGAACTTGTGTTCAGCACGACGCGCAACGCCACCTCCGCGGCACAGCGGGTCACGCTCAGCAATACGGGCACGGCGGCAGTCACAATCACGGCCTTGACGGTGGCGGGCCAGGATGCCGCCGCCTTTGGCGTGGTAGACGCACCCGTCCTGCCCCTTACGTTGGCGGCAGGCCAGAATGTCAACGTGGGCGTCCGCTTTGCGCCCCTGAGCAGCGTGGGATCGCTGAGCGCCTCGCTGCAAGTGGCCTCTGAGGGCAATGCGCCCACTGCGGTCAGTCTGTACGGCCTGAGCGCATCTGGCCTGCAGGGCGATCTGGAACCCCCCTTGCAGCAAGTGGTCAACACGCTCGGCTACAGCATCAATATTGGCAGTTCGGCCCTGCTGTTGGGCACGGGCAGCAATCTGATCGGTGATGAAGTGGCCGCGCAACTGTTCCGCAAAGCCGGCACTGGCCCCGTGACCATGAAAGCGGTAGCCCGTTACTCGCCGGACGACTTGTTGCCGTTCGGCTACGTGGTGTCGGGCAGTACGGCCCTGAACACGGTGGGCACAATTGCCACCGGGCAGGAGCAGACCTTGAATCCGGCGCTCACGTCGGGCACGCTGGCCAGCTTCGATCCGGGCGACGCGACCTTCGGGCTGTTTGCAGGCCGCACCAGTTACGCGCCTCAAACGACGTACACCCAAGACAACCTCAACATGGGGCCACTCAAGCACGCCGTGCGGGTGTACCCACTCAAAAACAGGGCTGGACAGCCTGTGTCCAACTCTTATTTGGTGGCCATGGAACCTGCCGTCAACGGCGATTATCAGGATTACGTGTTCGTGATCAGCAATGTGCGCCCGCAATCGGCGACCGCCGTGAGCTGGACACAGAAGGCCGACGCCCTCAAAGCAGTATCGGAAGCGCAGGGGGCCGCTGTGAACGGCAAACTGTATATTTTCGGCGGCTTCGACAGCAATTTGCAGACCAATTCCAGAGTGCAGGCGTACGACCCGGCAACCAATACATGGAGTAGCGCCCGCTATATCCCCGAACCAATTACACACGGGGCGGTGGCTGTAGACGGTCAAACGATCTATGTGGCGGGCGGCTTCGTGGGCAATCACCCCGGCCCACAAACGGCGCATGTCTGGAAATACGACGTGAGCACCGACACTTGGAGCGCAGGCCCGAATTTGCCCGGCGCACGGGGCGGCGGCGCACTGGTCAGGCTGGGGCGTACCCTGCACTTTTTTGGCGGTACCGAGCGTGACGTGACCAACGGCGACCTGTATCGGCGCGACTCGCCTGAACACTGGGTGCTGCAACTGGATGGCGGCACAGCTTGGACGGCGGCTGCGCCCTTGCCCAACCCACGCAACCACCTTGCCGGGGCCGTGCTGAACGGCAAAATCTACGCACTGGGCGGCCAGCATCTAGGCGACGAGTACGGAGGCAACCAGAGCGCCGTGCATATGTACGACCCTGCCACCAATACCTGGACGGCGCGGGCCAGCCTGCCTTTGGCAATTGGCCATATCAACGCGTCTACAGTGGTCATGAATGGCCGAATCGTGGTCATTTCTGGCGTGACCCAGAACTCGGCAGAGGTGTCGAATATCAGCGAGTACGATCCGGCAGCCAATACTTGGACTGCCCTGACGCCGCTGCCCGCGCCCCGGCAATCGCCTGTGGCCGACGTGATCAATGGGCAACTGGTGGTGGCTACAGGAGCGCTGCCGTCCGGTGCCTACGCGACGACCTGGACGGGCATCCGCCCATGA
- a CDS encoding glycosyltransferase family 4 protein, with product MKVLVAHNFYQQAGGEDEVFRAETKQLERLGIEVTRYSVHNDDLKGVSAARAALHTVWNPASARALAGIVRDQGIDVVHFHNTFPIISPAAYWGVKSSGAAVVQHLHNFRLMCVNYNFHRDGKTCHDCLGKTLPWPGVKHACYRGSRAASGVAAGMLTTHRMLGTYRRMVDVYIALTEFSRGLHVQGGLPESRVLVKPNFLADDPGVGMHGGGYALFVGRLPPEKGVLTLLEAWKTLHTRLPLIIVGDGPLAPEVQAAADAYEGVTYLGRQEKASVVQLMQDATMLVFPSEWYEGYPITLLEALATGLPVVASRIGAMAEIVEHDRTGRHFSPGDPQDLATQVRWMLDHPEARAEMGHVARQTYLNEYTAERNGQLLLDIYSRAQWQARARAGEIQPTLGR from the coding sequence ATGAAAGTTCTTGTCGCTCACAACTTTTATCAGCAGGCAGGCGGTGAGGATGAAGTTTTCCGGGCCGAAACTAAGCAGCTGGAACGCCTCGGCATAGAGGTCACCCGATATAGCGTCCATAACGACGACCTCAAAGGCGTTTCGGCGGCTCGTGCCGCCTTGCACACGGTTTGGAATCCGGCATCAGCCCGCGCTTTGGCTGGAATCGTCAGGGATCAGGGCATCGACGTTGTGCATTTCCACAACACGTTTCCAATCATTTCGCCTGCCGCTTACTGGGGCGTAAAGTCGAGCGGCGCGGCAGTGGTGCAGCACCTCCACAACTTCCGTCTAATGTGCGTCAATTACAACTTTCACCGGGACGGGAAAACCTGTCACGACTGTCTGGGTAAAACGCTGCCCTGGCCCGGCGTCAAGCATGCCTGTTACCGGGGCAGCCGCGCCGCCTCTGGTGTGGCGGCGGGCATGCTGACCACCCACCGCATGCTGGGTACCTACCGCCGGATGGTGGACGTCTACATAGCACTGACCGAATTTTCGCGGGGGCTACACGTACAAGGCGGCCTGCCCGAATCGCGGGTTCTAGTCAAGCCCAACTTCTTGGCCGATGATCCAGGAGTAGGCATGCACGGCGGGGGCTACGCGCTGTTCGTGGGCCGCTTACCTCCCGAAAAAGGTGTGCTGACGCTCCTAGAAGCATGGAAGACGCTGCACACCCGCTTGCCCCTCATCATCGTGGGCGACGGGCCACTGGCTCCCGAAGTCCAGGCTGCCGCCGATGCCTACGAGGGCGTGACCTATCTGGGCAGGCAAGAAAAAGCGAGTGTGGTTCAACTGATGCAAGATGCCACTATGTTGGTCTTTCCTTCCGAGTGGTATGAAGGCTATCCCATTACGCTGCTAGAAGCTCTTGCGACGGGGCTCCCGGTGGTCGCGAGCAGAATCGGTGCAATGGCCGAAATCGTAGAGCATGACCGCACGGGCCGCCACTTTAGCCCCGGTGACCCACAGGATTTGGCTACGCAGGTGCGTTGGATGCTGGATCACCCCGAAGCCCGCGCCGAGATGGGCCATGTGGCCCGGCAAACCTACCTGAATGAGTACACCGCCGAGCGCAATGGCCAATTGCTACTTGACATCTATAGCCGGGCGCAGTGGCAAGCGCGGGCAAGGGCGGGCGAAATTCAACCCACTCTGGGGCGCTAG
- a CDS encoding glycosyltransferase, with product MTSQHAVNTQPQRDPAVRRLHIMHIVHHLDLGGSEEVALTLAEQLSGHCDFSVFAVRGITKTPVGRAMQTRLEQLQIPVYSGTTLDMKRGGMIHAGLALRRLLRRVRPDIVHLHTDIPDAAYAASLLFGSENPGLRVIRTIHNTVLWPKWVRIGQWVERRLEHAESVGVSPASLEGLHDFRARHGLGLLPEAQTGVIYNGVMERAKAPAQRLPGPARVLFAGRFEAQKGTDLLPAILERAAELTTAAAEIQMYGQGTFAPVLHHWAERQEGRWPVKVSPPIPQLSALLADYDVVLMPSRHEGLSLLGIEVVLAGTPLVAARINGLQELFPPHHDLLVSAEDVEGFARTLARVIEAPAQYRERAFALIAPTAARFSMDRMTKAYLDLYRQEVVTGGTI from the coding sequence ATGACCAGTCAGCATGCCGTCAATACTCAGCCCCAGCGGGATCCTGCGGTGAGAAGGCTCCACATCATGCATATCGTGCACCACCTAGATTTAGGTGGCTCGGAAGAAGTCGCCCTCACACTGGCCGAACAATTGAGTGGGCATTGCGACTTCTCGGTCTTTGCGGTGAGGGGCATTACCAAGACACCTGTGGGTCGAGCAATGCAAACCCGGCTGGAGCAGTTACAGATTCCGGTTTATAGCGGCACCACTTTGGACATGAAACGCGGCGGTATGATTCACGCTGGGCTGGCTCTGAGACGCTTGCTACGGCGGGTGCGGCCCGACATCGTGCATCTGCACACCGATATTCCGGACGCCGCCTACGCGGCCAGCTTGCTGTTCGGATCAGAGAATCCAGGTCTACGCGTGATCCGCACGATTCACAACACGGTCCTTTGGCCCAAATGGGTGCGGATCGGTCAATGGGTGGAACGCCGTCTCGAACATGCCGAATCGGTAGGCGTGTCGCCTGCCAGCCTTGAGGGACTGCACGACTTTCGGGCCAGGCATGGACTGGGGCTATTGCCAGAAGCGCAAACTGGCGTCATTTACAATGGCGTGATGGAGCGGGCCAAAGCACCCGCCCAGCGCCTTCCAGGGCCAGCGCGGGTGCTGTTTGCAGGGCGGTTTGAGGCTCAAAAAGGAACTGACTTGCTGCCCGCTATTTTGGAACGCGCCGCCGAACTGACAACTGCTGCCGCCGAAATACAGATGTATGGACAGGGCACATTTGCACCTGTACTACACCATTGGGCAGAGCGGCAAGAGGGGCGTTGGCCCGTGAAGGTGTCTCCTCCTATACCGCAGCTTTCAGCTCTGCTCGCCGACTACGACGTAGTGCTGATGCCTTCGCGCCATGAGGGGTTGTCACTCCTCGGAATAGAAGTCGTGTTGGCGGGAACTCCCCTGGTAGCTGCCCGCATTAACGGTCTGCAAGAATTATTTCCACCTCATCACGATTTGCTTGTCAGCGCCGAGGACGTAGAAGGATTTGCCCGCACGCTGGCACGAGTCATTGAGGCACCGGCCCAGTACCGCGAGCGGGCCTTCGCCCTGATCGCCCCCACCGCCGCCCGCTTCAGTATGGATCGGATGACCAAGGCTTATTTAGATCTATACCGCCAAGAAGTCGTCACTGGAGGCACCATATGA
- a CDS encoding O-antigen ligase family protein, with protein MLGAAAVGTLAVWNPLLAFLAALLVFAFAAALAVRAQLPRLALTWLGVCLLGYAMMGRGFAYLGVAPLFVGEMILAVCIVATLVSLSGKQLVQSKITYVLVAFLLIGLAATVTQVGTYALDALRDAVLWGYGLFGLAVAALLLHTGLTLNAARTYLRFIPVFLVWTPIATFIFELFPRALPRIPGSQALLIDLKGGDIAVHLAGIATLMMLGLPQLLRPVTARLNAVTSTRQEWLWWMLWLAAALIPLFRVRAGIVAIAAAVLIVLVLRFGARVKARWGKPALLFTLALTALLTFGGRINLGEERNTISAEALLLNLQGITGQTGDGDRDGSRGWRLKWWTDIVNYTANGPYFWTGKGYGINLADDDGYQLEGNTLRSPHNGHLNILARSGVPGVVVWALLQLAFMAALLRAYQLAKRAGQDLWVRLNVWVLAYWAAFMVNASFDVYLEGPQGGIWFWSLFGFGLALLETQRRLRPQWAAQTVQTLPVQSRFI; from the coding sequence ATGTTGGGCGCAGCGGCAGTTGGTACGTTGGCCGTTTGGAATCCTCTGCTGGCCTTTCTCGCCGCGCTGCTGGTGTTTGCCTTCGCCGCAGCGTTGGCAGTGCGGGCACAGTTGCCCCGGCTGGCACTAACTTGGCTGGGCGTGTGCCTTTTGGGATACGCGATGATGGGCCGCGGCTTTGCTTATTTGGGCGTGGCCCCACTGTTTGTCGGAGAAATGATTTTGGCCGTCTGTATTGTGGCGACGTTGGTGTCGTTGAGTGGCAAGCAGCTTGTCCAGTCCAAAATCACGTACGTTCTGGTGGCCTTTTTATTAATCGGACTGGCCGCCACCGTGACGCAGGTTGGAACGTACGCCCTAGACGCCCTGCGCGACGCCGTGTTGTGGGGCTACGGCCTGTTTGGGCTAGCGGTGGCTGCCCTGCTTCTTCACACGGGTCTAACCTTGAATGCGGCCCGCACGTACTTGAGGTTCATACCCGTATTTCTGGTCTGGACGCCTATAGCTACGTTTATATTCGAACTGTTTCCTAGGGCGTTGCCCCGCATTCCCGGAAGTCAAGCGCTCCTGATTGACTTAAAGGGCGGTGACATCGCTGTGCATTTGGCTGGCATTGCCACTCTAATGATGCTGGGACTGCCGCAACTGCTCCGGCCCGTCACAGCTCGGCTAAACGCAGTGACCAGCACGCGGCAAGAATGGCTGTGGTGGATGCTCTGGCTAGCGGCGGCCCTGATTCCCTTGTTCCGGGTACGGGCAGGCATCGTGGCGATTGCGGCAGCGGTATTGATTGTGCTCGTGCTGCGCTTCGGTGCGCGCGTGAAGGCTCGCTGGGGCAAGCCTGCCCTGCTGTTCACTTTGGCGCTCACCGCACTTCTTACCTTTGGGGGGCGCATCAACCTAGGCGAAGAGCGCAATACCATCTCCGCCGAAGCCTTGCTCCTCAACCTACAAGGCATCACGGGACAAACTGGAGATGGAGACCGTGACGGCTCACGCGGCTGGCGACTTAAGTGGTGGACAGATATCGTGAATTACACAGCAAACGGCCCCTATTTCTGGACGGGGAAAGGCTACGGCATCAACTTGGCCGACGACGACGGCTACCAACTGGAGGGCAACACGCTGCGTAGTCCGCACAACGGCCACCTGAATATTTTGGCGCGTTCCGGGGTGCCGGGCGTGGTGGTGTGGGCGCTGCTGCAACTGGCTTTCATGGCCGCGCTGCTGCGGGCGTACCAATTGGCCAAGCGGGCCGGACAAGACCTGTGGGTGCGCCTGAATGTGTGGGTCTTAGCGTACTGGGCCGCGTTTATGGTCAATGCTAGCTTCGACGTCTACTTGGAAGGGCCGCAAGGGGGCATCTGGTTTTGGAGTTTATTCGGATTTGGCCTTGCACTTCTCGAAACGCAGCGGCGATTGAGGCCGCAGTGGGCAGCACAAACGGTGCAGACACTCCCTGTGCAGAGTAGGTTCATATGA
- a CDS encoding NPCBM/NEW2 domain-containing protein, producing the protein MGAGAMGLALALMACSQNTPQTQLGQDDPYAGGKSYPWSDRLDLPSADPYADGKSYPWTGIRTSAAGVQAQALGSGDNFLSDLTWTSATNAWGPIEQDRSNAEQAAGDGRPLTIGGQVFAKGLGVHAASEVSYTLGGMCNTFTASVGIDDEVGDRGSVVFQVWNGTATKLYDSGTVRGTDPAKPVSVNVAGVQNLRLVVTDGSDGISYDHGDWANAKVSCSAEESSGVKQLSDLTWTSATNAWGPVERDQSNGDQGGGDGKVLTVGGVTFAKGLGVHASSTLTYGLAARCTTFTAQVGLDDEVGDRGSVVFQIYGDGVKLYESPVRRGIDPALPISVAVGGVSDLRLVATDAGDGIYYDHADWAEAKVSCTDDTTPPAVPSTLTASPQVGGIVLDWADNTEPDLAGYRVYRSPSANGPFGLLTPQPIMPSTYSDPAPEGVRSFYQVVSVDKAGNMSPPASTDATRPSSGGSPVLTVENLDAVPFFNRLVFSRIGSLMAPPSNGVHDRVTLRLKNTGSSVLRVSDLPISGAWALDPAPTLPADLGPGSFLDVRLRFVAESIKYQTGTLTVTSNDASKPALPVQLVGLWQSVSEGDQEPNVFQIRDALGYSLSFVGGEPTVDQKGLVRAQGDEVLSAYWQRADETQPVNVRQLAAYHTQGNTASLFWHDKRDSTSNVVLTHAGIDGQTVLPRLNGSLAPGGASFSPAAGTTFGLRVDDEWSDSRRNSQTADRNNGCARPCGQHIRLWPTKDRAGVPIPNTYLLIMDYAGINYDYNDNMYLVSNIKPAPILLNVGGATFTDPLTGNVWLSDRDQNGDAPFTPSTAIDEGSASSTYDVAGTNNDLLYRTYRGNVGSATPQQSRQISFDIPVNNGTYVVKLHFADLFWTTPGNRIFDVSAEGVLRVSNLDIVAQSGGGKTALVVPLNNVQITDGKLTLNLKASVDFPAISGIEIVR; encoded by the coding sequence ATGGGGGCCGGAGCCATGGGGTTGGCATTGGCGCTGATGGCCTGTTCGCAAAACACGCCGCAGACTCAGCTGGGGCAAGACGACCCTTATGCGGGGGGCAAGAGTTATCCGTGGAGTGACCGTCTGGATCTGCCGAGCGCAGATCCGTATGCAGACGGCAAGAGTTACCCGTGGACGGGTATCCGCACGTCTGCTGCCGGGGTGCAAGCTCAGGCGTTGGGGAGTGGTGACAATTTCCTCTCCGACCTGACCTGGACGAGTGCCACCAACGCTTGGGGGCCGATCGAACAAGACCGGAGCAACGCCGAGCAGGCTGCGGGCGATGGGCGGCCCCTGACCATCGGCGGACAAGTCTTTGCCAAGGGGCTGGGGGTGCATGCGGCGTCTGAAGTCAGCTATACGCTGGGTGGGATGTGCAATACCTTCACGGCATCGGTGGGCATAGATGACGAGGTCGGCGACCGGGGCAGTGTCGTCTTTCAAGTCTGGAACGGCACGGCCACCAAACTGTACGACTCTGGGACGGTGCGCGGCACCGACCCGGCCAAGCCGGTCAGCGTGAACGTGGCGGGTGTTCAGAACTTACGTCTGGTGGTGACCGATGGCAGTGACGGCATCAGTTACGATCACGGGGATTGGGCGAATGCCAAAGTCAGTTGCTCGGCCGAGGAGTCCAGCGGCGTCAAGCAGCTCTCTGACCTGACGTGGACAAGCGCCACCAATGCTTGGGGACCAGTAGAGCGCGACCAGAGCAACGGCGACCAGGGGGGAGGGGACGGCAAGGTCTTAACGGTAGGCGGTGTCACGTTCGCCAAAGGGCTGGGCGTGCATGCCAGTTCGACCTTAACGTATGGGTTGGCCGCGCGCTGCACTACATTCACAGCCCAAGTTGGCCTAGACGACGAAGTCGGTGACCGGGGAAGCGTAGTTTTCCAGATTTACGGCGACGGCGTTAAACTTTATGAAAGCCCCGTCCGGCGCGGCATTGATCCGGCCCTGCCCATCAGCGTTGCGGTGGGCGGCGTGAGCGATCTGCGTTTGGTGGCCACCGACGCAGGCGACGGCATCTACTATGACCACGCCGACTGGGCCGAAGCCAAAGTCAGTTGCACCGACGACACCACGCCGCCAGCCGTGCCCAGCACCCTCACCGCTTCACCTCAAGTGGGCGGCATCGTTCTGGACTGGGCCGACAACACTGAACCAGATCTCGCCGGCTACCGCGTTTACCGCTCACCCTCGGCCAACGGGCCGTTCGGTCTGCTCACGCCCCAACCCATCATGCCTTCAACCTATAGTGACCCTGCGCCAGAGGGCGTGCGATCATTTTATCAGGTGGTTTCGGTTGACAAGGCGGGGAATATGTCGCCTCCGGCCAGCACCGATGCCACGCGCCCCAGTAGTGGCGGCAGTCCTGTGCTGACCGTCGAAAATTTAGATGCCGTTCCCTTCTTTAACCGCCTCGTGTTTAGCCGGATTGGCAGCCTGATGGCTCCGCCCAGCAACGGCGTACATGACCGCGTGACTTTGCGCCTGAAAAACACTGGAAGTTCTGTGCTTCGTGTATCCGATTTGCCGATCTCTGGGGCTTGGGCGCTCGACCCAGCTCCGACCCTGCCTGCCGACCTCGGGCCCGGCAGCTTCCTTGATGTGCGGCTGCGTTTTGTGGCCGAATCTATCAAATACCAAACCGGCACCCTGACCGTAACCTCCAACGACGCGAGTAAGCCTGCCCTGCCCGTTCAGCTCGTGGGCCTGTGGCAAAGCGTGTCCGAGGGCGACCAAGAACCCAATGTGTTCCAGATTCGGGATGCTCTCGGCTACAGCCTAAGCTTTGTGGGTGGAGAACCCACTGTTGACCAAAAAGGACTGGTGCGGGCGCAGGGCGACGAAGTGCTCTCGGCCTACTGGCAACGGGCCGATGAAACCCAGCCGGTCAATGTGCGCCAGCTGGCGGCTTACCACACACAGGGCAACACGGCGTCCCTGTTCTGGCACGACAAGCGCGACAGCACTTCTAATGTCGTCCTGACCCACGCGGGAATAGACGGCCAGACCGTACTGCCCCGCCTGAATGGGTCGTTGGCCCCTGGCGGCGCTTCTTTTAGCCCGGCTGCTGGCACCACCTTTGGCCTACGGGTCGACGATGAGTGGAGCGATTCCCGCCGCAACAGCCAAACGGCTGACCGCAACAACGGCTGCGCCCGCCCCTGCGGTCAGCACATCCGCCTGTGGCCCACCAAAGACCGCGCTGGCGTGCCGATTCCCAACACCTACCTCTTGATCATGGATTACGCGGGCATCAACTACGACTACAACGACAACATGTACCTCGTGAGCAATATCAAGCCCGCACCGATCCTGTTAAACGTAGGCGGCGCGACCTTCACCGATCCTCTGACCGGCAACGTCTGGTTGTCTGACCGCGACCAGAATGGCGACGCGCCCTTTACGCCTTCCACGGCCATTGATGAGGGCAGCGCCAGCAGCACTTACGACGTTGCAGGCACCAACAACGATCTGCTGTACCGCACCTACCGGGGCAATGTGGGCAGCGCTACCCCGCAGCAATCGCGCCAGATCAGCTTTGACATTCCGGTCAACAACGGCACCTATGTTGTCAAGCTGCACTTTGCTGACCTGTTCTGGACGACTCCCGGCAACCGCATCTTTGACGTGAGCGCCGAAGGCGTGCTGCGCGTATCCAATCTGGACATTGTGGCTCAAAGTGGCGGCGGCAAAACCGCACTGGTGGTGCCGCTCAACAACGTGCAGATCACCGATGGCAAGCTGACACTCAACCTGAAAGCCAGCGTCGATTTCCCGGCCATTTCCGGTATCGAAATCGTTCGTTAA